In the Arthrobacter sp. Soc17.1.1.1 genome, GCCAATCTCAGGGGATTCGGTGCCCGGCAGGCGAGTGAACATGCGCAGCATGTCCGTGATGAGTGCCAGCTGGACGAAGTCGTCCTCCTGGTTGAAGTTCCACTCGCTATCAGCGCCGAAACCCAATTCGCCGAGCACGAACTCGTCACCCTCCTGGGCGAGGATGTCGTGCTTGGTGAGCGTGTCGATCAGTTCTCGTGCGCTGATGCGATCGCCGAGGAAGCCCTGGGCGAGGGGGTCTTGGATCTGGTTCAGTGCGGTTGTGTAGTTGCATCCCGTGAAGTCGGCCCAGGCATGAGCATCCTGCTGCAGGGCGCGGTTTTGGGTGTGGTTGTCGGGGGTCATCTCTATCTCTGTTCTGGGGGTCCTATCCCACGCGTACCGCCCTTGTGACACGAGAGATATCTCTACCTGACAGGGGGTGAATCACTGGATCGGCAACCGTTGTCCTCAGCGTCATCGTCGCGTGGGGACTCTGACTCGGAGAGGGGCACACCAGCTTGCCCACGAGAAGCATAGCCAAAAGACACTGGCGCGTCCATGGGTTGAACTGAAAACGGTCGCGACCTCGAATCTCGGACAACGAATTAGGGCGAAGGGCGTCGTATCTGGACCATCGGCCAGCGCTGTGGCACGTACGGGAGCGCCCCGACGCGGAAGTGGTTCGACGAAGAATGCACCAAAGATGCACCACGAAGGTCCTGCAAATGCAGAAAACCCCCGGTTTCCCGGGGGTTTTCCATGGCGGTGACGGTGGGATTTGAACCCACGTTGGCTTTTACACCAAACAACATTTCGAGTGTTGCACCTTCGGCCGCTCGGACACGTCACCAACGCCACTACGTTACCGGTTCCGGCGCCCCAGACCCAAAACGGGCCGGTACGCACCTAGGGGAGCTCGATGACCTCGTTCTTGCCGGAGTCCGGCTTGGACCCCGTCACGAGGCCCTTGACCATCTTCACGGCCGAGACCACGCGGGGGGCATCCATGGACCAGTACTCGGCCGTATCCGCGTCGACGTGGATGAGGGCGACGGCGGGATCGTCGCGCCCGTTCTCGAACCACGCGGAGACCGAGGGGCCCCACAGCTCGTCGATCTTCGCCTGGTCCTTCGTGAGCGTCGCTGTCCCGGCGATCGAGACGTAGCCCTTGCCCGTGCTCGCCGAGACGTTGACCTGGGGATTCGCGCGGATCTCGTCGGCCTTGGGGGAGGGGTCCTCGGTGAAGAACCAGAGGTCGCCGTCGAAGTCCTTCGCCTGCAGGGCGAGCGGCCGGCTCACGAGCTGCCCGTCGAGGCTCACCGTGGTGAGGATCGCGATGTCGGCCTTGCCGAGGATGTCCTGTACTTCCTTCAAACCGTCCTGCTGATCTGCCACGTCTACTCCTTGTCGAAGGGTGCTGTGTCCTCTTCAGCCTACGCAGTATCAGGGGGCGCCGGAACCGGATCGCTGGGCGGCGAAGAACTCGCGCAGCAGTGCGGCGCACTCGTCCTCCCGGACCCCGGCCACCACCTCGGTCCAGTGGTTGAGGCGCCGCTCACGCAGGACGTCGAACACCGAGCCCGAGGCGCCGGCCTTCTCGTCCCATGCGCCGAACACCACGCGGGGGATGCGCGCCAGCACCGATGCCCCCGCGCACATGGCGCACGGCTCCAGCGTCACCACGAGCGTGCAGCCCTCGAGCCGCCACGCGCCGATCCGGGCCGCGGC is a window encoding:
- a CDS encoding pyridoxamine 5'-phosphate oxidase family protein, translating into MADQQDGLKEVQDILGKADIAILTTVSLDGQLVSRPLALQAKDFDGDLWFFTEDPSPKADEIRANPQVNVSASTGKGYVSIAGTATLTKDQAKIDELWGPSVSAWFENGRDDPAVALIHVDADTAEYWSMDAPRVVSAVKMVKGLVTGSKPDSGKNEVIELP
- the tadA gene encoding tRNA adenosine(34) deaminase TadA; this translates as MTPALPAVDPEHHAWMGLALKSAELTRTSADVPIGAVVVGPDGDVLGLGWNQREELGDPTAHAEVQAIRAAAARIGAWRLEGCTLVVTLEPCAMCAGASVLARIPRVVFGAWDEKAGASGSVFDVLRERRLNHWTEVVAGVREDECAALLREFFAAQRSGSGAP